A stretch of DNA from Brevibacillus ruminantium:
TGTCCTTTTTCAATGGAAATGATCCCGCCGCGAACAATTTCGGCCATGTACGCACCTGTATTGATGGAAACGATAAAGACGGCTGCCAAAATCCGGTCCATATCCACGCCAAATGCCAAAGCCGAACCGTAATAGATGACCATCGCCTGGACAATCATCGGCGTTCCCCGGAAAAATTCGATATACACGGAAAGCAGGGCGTTTACTACTTTGAGAATCGCTTTTTTTACTCCACGTTCCGGCACGGGTATCGTGCGGATCAGTCCGATCAGCAGTCCAATCAAAGCACCCAGCATTGTTCCGACTAAAGCAATGAGCAGGGTCATTCCCGCTCCGCGAAGGAACATGGGCCAGTTTTCGGAAATGATTTTTACAACCCAGTCAACGCTCATCATTTTCCTCCATTCGCTCTGCCTGTTTACAGTCATAAAACCGACTGCATACAAGATGCAGCCGGTTTTCCGATCCGATTAATTTGCTGCTGGTTGATTTTTGATAGCAGCATCCATGATGTTCGTACGTTCTTCCTCAGAAATCCCTTTCAAAATTTCATTGATTTTTTGTGTATATTCACTGTCTTTTTTCAGGCCAACCGCAATGGCGGTGTCATCTTCTGAGGTCGTGAAGCCATCCGTAAACTCGACCATGGCAAAGTTCGGGTTGGCAGAAGAAGCACTGACGGCTTCCGGACGCTCGGAGACGTATCCA
This window harbors:
- a CDS encoding amino acid ABC transporter permease: MSVDWVVKIISENWPMFLRGAGMTLLIALVGTMLGALIGLLIGLIRTIPVPERGVKKAILKVVNALLSVYIEFFRGTPMIVQAMVIYYGSALAFGVDMDRILAAVFIVSINTGAYMAEIVRGGIISIEKGQFEAAHAIGMNHVQTMLNVVLPQVIRNILPATGNQFVINIKDTSVLNVISVTELYFTTKSIAGNNFRYFESFFVACVMYFIMTLIVTRILRYFERKLEGPANYTMMPNHVQTEGKK